The following coding sequences are from one Paramormyrops kingsleyae isolate MSU_618 chromosome 21, PKINGS_0.4, whole genome shotgun sequence window:
- the LOC140581523 gene encoding protein SNORC-like, with the protein MDAVTLPGLFLAVLALCANATRSEAMADPSPQADNPEMSSGGGAYDITTRNPFQELTRKALTSEYEDLTHSQPLDDDYGVLGPGAISVIVIAVFLGTSALLALTVISLRKLAAS; encoded by the exons ATGGATGCAGTAACCCTTCCTGGTCTGTTTCTGGCTGTCTTAGCACTGTGCGCCAATGCCACCAGATCAG AGGCCATGGCTGACCCTTCTCCACAAGCTGATAACCCAGAGATGTCCTCAGGGGGTGGAGCCTATGACATCACCACAAGGAATCCTTTCCAAGAATTAACAAGGAAAGCACTTACCTCTGAGTATGAAGACCTCACTCACTCCCAGCCCCTGGATGATGATTATG GAGTCCTGGGCCCCGGTGCCATCTCCGTCATCGTGATTGCTGTGTTCCTTGGAACCTCGGCCCTGCTTGCTCTGACTGTCATCAGCCTAAGGAAGCTCGCCGCATCTTAG
- the LOC111847659 gene encoding lysophosphatidic acid receptor 4-like isoform X2 → MLKLRHRRNSDNKWWWCKSCPCDVISTWRLTHSKRPVRMNGTHNATYLNSTPLAVAYSFVVLLGLPLNALSLWILVCRHGFRAANTIIMANLAVSDLLMILFLPLRIALHIKPSKLLMRPCDVMVFLMRTNILSSSFFITFISVDRMLALVYPLRSRVVRSPKTSWIACGAVWLLAMACYLPDLKESRRSSTCIILISQCDSRDCKPTTKDELPFFALTLSVCLYLMFIVNLVATARVVWSLNNRQVDLAGYSVKRLMLIFLVNLLIFALFFLPLAIVLPQQPEPEPQHVEVTFCLSTFNCCLDPLVYYFSLDGFLKRKKNMDE, encoded by the exons atgttgaaattacgtcacaggcgcaactcggacaacaaatgGTGGTGGTGCaagagttgcccctgtgacgtaatttcaacatggcggcttacacactcaaaa AGACCAGTGAGGATGAATGGGACACACAATGCGACTTACCTGAACAGTACACCGTTGGCTGTCGCTTACTCCTTCGTGGTTTTGCTGGGACTGCCACTGAACGCACTGTCACTGTGGATCCTCGTCTGCAGACACGGGTTCCGGGCGGCCAACACCATCATCATGGCCAACCTGGCCGTCTCCGACCTTCTCATGATCCTCTTTCTGCCCCTACGCATCGCCTTGCACATCAAGCCCAGCAAACTCTTGATGAGACCCTGTGATGTGATGGTCTTTCTCATGAGAACCAACATCCTGTCCAGCTCCTTCTTCATCACCTTCATCAGCGTGGACCGCATGCTGGCTCTGGTCTACCCACTGCGCTCTCGGGTGGTGCGCTCTCCCAAGACATCATGGATCGCTTGCGGTGCAGTGTGGTTGCTGGCGATGGCGTGCTATCTGCCTGATCTGAAAGAGAGTAGGCGATCCTCTACGTGCATTATCTTGATTTCCCAGTGTGACTCCCGTGATTGTAAACCTACCACCAAGGATGAGTTGCCCTTCTTTGCATTAACCCTATCGGTTTGCCTGTATCTGATGTTCATAGTCAACCTGGTTGCCACAGCTAGAGTTGTGTGGAGCCTAAACAATCGTCAGGTAGACCTGGCTGGGTACAGTGTGAAAAGGCTGATGTTGATTTTCCTTGTCAATCTGCTGATATTTGCCCTCTTTTTTTTGCCGCTCGCTATCGTGCTGCCGCAgcagcctgagcctgagccacAACATGTAGAGGTAACATTTTGTCTCTCAACCTTCAACTGTTGCCTGGACCCACTCGTTTACTATTTCTCTTTAGATGGTTtcttgaaaagaaaaaaaaacatggatgagtaa
- the LOC111847659 gene encoding lysophosphatidic acid receptor 6-like isoform X1: MQQAQEGNKRYCRKILSHVNNLHDSSYSNSHDRFNTSSGTARQANNLHNTQGYPQNTRITRAANSHSSGVTHFHSHTLTQEILRQTCITRPVRMNGTHNATYLNSTPLAVAYSFVVLLGLPLNALSLWILVCRHGFRAANTIIMANLAVSDLLMILFLPLRIALHIKPSKLLMRPCDVMVFLMRTNILSSSFFITFISVDRMLALVYPLRSRVVRSPKTSWIACGAVWLLAMACYLPDLKESRRSSTCIILISQCDSRDCKPTTKDELPFFALTLSVCLYLMFIVNLVATARVVWSLNNRQVDLAGYSVKRLMLIFLVNLLIFALFFLPLAIVLPQQPEPEPQHVEVTFCLSTFNCCLDPLVYYFSLDGFLKRKKNMDE, encoded by the exons ATGCAGCAGGCCCAAGAGGGTAACAAAAGGTATTGCAGAAAAATCTTGAGCCATGTTAATAACTTACATGACAGCTCTTATTCTAACAGCCACGATCGGTTTAATACTAGCAGCGGCACAGCCAGGCAAGCCAACAATTTACACAACACTCAGGGATACCCGCAAAACACACGCATAACCAGGGCTGCAAATTCTCACTCATCTGGTGTGACACACTTTCATTCTcacacgctcacgcaagaaatcttacggcaaacgTGTATTACG AGACCAGTGAGGATGAATGGGACACACAATGCGACTTACCTGAACAGTACACCGTTGGCTGTCGCTTACTCCTTCGTGGTTTTGCTGGGACTGCCACTGAACGCACTGTCACTGTGGATCCTCGTCTGCAGACACGGGTTCCGGGCGGCCAACACCATCATCATGGCCAACCTGGCCGTCTCCGACCTTCTCATGATCCTCTTTCTGCCCCTACGCATCGCCTTGCACATCAAGCCCAGCAAACTCTTGATGAGACCCTGTGATGTGATGGTCTTTCTCATGAGAACCAACATCCTGTCCAGCTCCTTCTTCATCACCTTCATCAGCGTGGACCGCATGCTGGCTCTGGTCTACCCACTGCGCTCTCGGGTGGTGCGCTCTCCCAAGACATCATGGATCGCTTGCGGTGCAGTGTGGTTGCTGGCGATGGCGTGCTATCTGCCTGATCTGAAAGAGAGTAGGCGATCCTCTACGTGCATTATCTTGATTTCCCAGTGTGACTCCCGTGATTGTAAACCTACCACCAAGGATGAGTTGCCCTTCTTTGCATTAACCCTATCGGTTTGCCTGTATCTGATGTTCATAGTCAACCTGGTTGCCACAGCTAGAGTTGTGTGGAGCCTAAACAATCGTCAGGTAGACCTGGCTGGGTACAGTGTGAAAAGGCTGATGTTGATTTTCCTTGTCAATCTGCTGATATTTGCCCTCTTTTTTTTGCCGCTCGCTATCGTGCTGCCGCAgcagcctgagcctgagccacAACATGTAGAGGTAACATTTTGTCTCTCAACCTTCAACTGTTGCCTGGACCCACTCGTTTACTATTTCTCTTTAGATGGTTtcttgaaaagaaaaaaaaacatggatgagtaa